In Necator americanus strain Aroian chromosome IV, whole genome shotgun sequence, the following proteins share a genomic window:
- a CDS encoding hypothetical protein (NECATOR_CHRIV.G16589.T1), whose protein sequence is MFLELLVLIRAILGATAAIRRVYLPANDFSKITESYKSPRGNNRIFDFSDTNFSLVLSPSPACTTHEVLLSFFDTWIPGDALEKTQLYQRAFVLELREKWTKESAFDGFYYNVFTYLQGKTVEMKSVWISPEYFVVRFSLSKKGTYIKSAEDESPVIKLDTNTSKYFALFSSKREHCSTFISQVDENFKIWTRDDPINVKGLPPKRPQRNNVLSAVIIALLFILFYYMFLEKVALPLYFHFKMPLPAVRRRMMKSHSPKKITFDVNLTVEEDAQDKSEPTTPTPLHTSGEAIKNTSAELSKPSTSGSKSTSMDKTQKNTKEKAKKEV, encoded by the exons ATGTTCTTGGAACTTCTCGTCCTTATCCGAG CAATTCTTGGAGCAACTGCTGCTATCCGAAGAGT GTATCTTCCTGCAAATGACTTTTCAAAGATTACGGAATCCTATAAGAGCCCAAGAGGCAACAATCGCATTTTTGACTTCTCTGACACAAATTTCAGTCTTGTACTCAGCCCCAGTCCTGCTTGCACTACACATGA AGTACTGCTGTCATTTTTCGACACATGGATACCTGGTGATGCCTTGGAGAAAACTCAATTATACCAACGTGCTTTTGTTCTCGAATTACGAGAGAAAT GGACCAAGGAGTCTGCATTCGATGGTTTCTACTACAACGTTTTCACTTATCTGCAAGGGAAAACAG TTGAAATGAAATCGGTTTGGATCAGTCCtgaatattttgttgttcGATTTTCACTTTCAAAG AAAGGTACCTATATTAAAAGTGCAGAGGATGAGAGTCCAGTTATCAAACTGGATACCAACACAAGCaaatattttgctttattCTCATCGAAACGAGAACACTGTTCGACGTTTATCTCGCAG GTTGATGAGAATTTCAAAATCTGGACAAGAGACGATCCCATCAACGTAAAGGGACTTCCGCCAAAACGCCCGCAAAGGAATAACGTGCTTAGTGCTGTCATAATTGCTTTACTGTTCATACTCTT CTACTATATGTTCCTCGAAAAAGTCGCTCTACCgctatattttcatttcaaaatgcCGTTACCAGCTGTAAGACGTCGGATGATGAAATCGCATTCTCCCAAGAAG atCACATTCGATGTGAACCTGACAGTTGAAGAAGATGCACAG GACAAATCCGAACCTACTACTCCGACACCGCTCCACACTTCCGGTGAAGCGATAAAAAATACCTCGGCAGAACTTTCAAAACCATCTACGAGTGGAAGCAAATCCACATCTATGGATAAGACTcagaaaaatacgaaagaaaaGGCGAAGAAGGAAGTGTAA
- a CDS encoding hypothetical protein (NECATOR_CHRIV.G16589.T2), with amino-acid sequence MFLELLVLIRAILGATAAIRRVYLPANDFSKITESYKSPRGNNRIFDFSDTNFSLVLSPSPACTTHEVLLSFFDTWIPGDALEKTQLYQRAFVLELREKCCCGDNNTVRRSDRYLPAFWIRTKESAFDGFYYNVFTYLQGKTVEMKSVWISPEYFVVRFSLSKKGTYIKSAEDESPVIKLDTNTSKYFALFSSKREHCSTFISQVDENFKIWTRDDPINVKGLPPKRPQRNNVLSAVIIALLFILFYYMFLEKVALPLYFHFKMPLPAVRRRMMKSHSPKKITFDVNLTVEEDAQDKSEPTTPTPLHTSGEAIKNTSAELSKPSTSGSKSTSMDKTQKNTKEKAKKEV; translated from the exons ATGTTCTTGGAACTTCTCGTCCTTATCCGAG CAATTCTTGGAGCAACTGCTGCTATCCGAAGAGT GTATCTTCCTGCAAATGACTTTTCAAAGATTACGGAATCCTATAAGAGCCCAAGAGGCAACAATCGCATTTTTGACTTCTCTGACACAAATTTCAGTCTTGTACTCAGCCCCAGTCCTGCTTGCACTACACATGA AGTACTGCTGTCATTTTTCGACACATGGATACCTGGTGATGCCTTGGAGAAAACTCAATTATACCAACGTGCTTTTGTTCTCGAATTACGAGAGAAAT GCTGTTGTGGCGATAACAACACTGTTCGAAGATCAGATCGATACCTACCAGCCTTTTGGATAA GGACCAAGGAGTCTGCATTCGATGGTTTCTACTACAACGTTTTCACTTATCTGCAAGGGAAAACAG TTGAAATGAAATCGGTTTGGATCAGTCCtgaatattttgttgttcGATTTTCACTTTCAAAG AAAGGTACCTATATTAAAAGTGCAGAGGATGAGAGTCCAGTTATCAAACTGGATACCAACACAAGCaaatattttgctttattCTCATCGAAACGAGAACACTGTTCGACGTTTATCTCGCAG GTTGATGAGAATTTCAAAATCTGGACAAGAGACGATCCCATCAACGTAAAGGGACTTCCGCCAAAACGCCCGCAAAGGAATAACGTGCTTAGTGCTGTCATAATTGCTTTACTGTTCATACTCTT CTACTATATGTTCCTCGAAAAAGTCGCTCTACCgctatattttcatttcaaaatgcCGTTACCAGCTGTAAGACGTCGGATGATGAAATCGCATTCTCCCAAGAAG atCACATTCGATGTGAACCTGACAGTTGAAGAAGATGCACAG GACAAATCCGAACCTACTACTCCGACACCGCTCCACACTTCCGGTGAAGCGATAAAAAATACCTCGGCAGAACTTTCAAAACCATCTACGAGTGGAAGCAAATCCACATCTATGGATAAGACTcagaaaaatacgaaagaaaaGGCGAAGAAGGAAGTGTAA